A stretch of Lathyrus oleraceus cultivar Zhongwan6 chromosome 6, CAAS_Psat_ZW6_1.0, whole genome shotgun sequence DNA encodes these proteins:
- the LOC127097318 gene encoding protein LIGHT-DEPENDENT SHORT HYPOCOTYLS 4 isoform X1, with amino-acid sequence MNSLEEFNSSNNTQTKSIINFTTIATTSEDKNITNFTSSSSSSSAPQPANTLSRYENQKRRDWNTFGQYLRNHRPPLSLSRCSGAHVLEFLRYLDQFGKTKVHSQICPFFGHPNPPAPCPCPLRQAWGSLDALIGRLRAAFEENGGKPEDNPFGARAVRLFLREVRDSQSKARGISYEKKKRKRPQQQQQLPPPSNNAT; translated from the coding sequence ATGAATTCACTTGAAGAATTCAACtcatcaaacaacacacaaacAAAAAGCATCATCAACTTCACCACCATAGCAACAACATCAGAAGACAAAAACATTACAAACTTCacatcttcatcttcttcctcctCAGCACCACAGCCAGCAAACACTCTAAGTCGCTATGAGAATCAGAAAAGAAGAGACTGGAACACTTTTGGACAATACCTAAGAAACCATAGACCACCACTTTCACTCTCACGTTGTAGTGGAGCACATGTTCTTGAGTTCCTAAGATATTTAGATCAGTTTGGGAAAACTAAGGTTCATTCACAGATTTGTCCGTTTTTTGGTCATCCGAATCCACCTGCACCTTGTCCTTGTCCTCTTCGACAAGCTTGGGGAAGCCTTGATGCACTGATTGGAAGATTGAGAGCTGCTTTTGAAGAAAATGGTGGAAAACCTGAAGATAACCCTTTTGGTGCTCGTGCTGTTAGACTTTTTCTTCGTGAAGTTAGGGATTCACAATCTAAAGCTAGAGGTATTAGTTATGAGAAAAAGAAGCGTAAACGGcctcaacaacagcaacaacTACCACCACCATCAAATAATGCAACTTAG
- the LOC127097318 gene encoding protein LIGHT-DEPENDENT SHORT HYPOCOTYLS 4 isoform X2 encodes MNSLEEFNSSNNTQTKSIINFTTIATTSEDKNITNFTSSSSSSSAPQPANTLSRYENQKRRDWNTFGQYLRNHRPPLSLSRCSGAHVLEFLRYLDQFGKTKVHSQICPFFGHPNPPAPCPCPLRQAWGSLDALIGRLRAAFEENGGKPEDNPFGARAVRLFLREVRDSQSKARGISYEKKKRKRPQQQQQLPPPSNNAT; translated from the exons ATGAATTCACTTGAAGAATTCAACtcatcaaacaacacacaaacAAAAAGCATCATCAACTTCACCACCATAGCAACAACATCAGAAGACAAAAACATTACAAACTTCacatcttcatcttcttcctcctCAGCACCACAGCCAGCAAACACTCTAAGTCGCTATGAGAATCAGAAAAGAAGAGACTGGAACACTTTTGGACAATACCTAAGAAACCATAGACCACCACTTTCACTCTCACGTTGTAGTGGAGCACATGTTCTTGAGTTCCTAAGATATTTAGATCAGTTTGGGAAAACTAAGGTTCATTCACAGATTTGTCCGTTTTTTGGTCATCCGAATCCACCTGCACCTTGTCCTTGTCCTCTTCGACAAGCTTGGGGAAGCCTTGATGCACTGATTGGAAGATTGAGAGCTGCTTTTGAAGAAAATGGTGGAAAACCTGAAGATAACCCTTTTGGTGCTCGTGCTGTTAGACTTTTTCTTCGTGAAGTTAGGGATTCACAATCTAAAGCTAGAGGTATTAGTTATGAGAAAAAGAAGCGTAAACGGcctcaacaacagcaacaacTACCACCACCATCAAATAATGCAACTTA A